The Bacillales bacterium genome includes the window CATCCCTGCCTCTTCCTCTCATCTGAATCCATCCCAATTAGTATTCAAACGAGGAGAGACAATTATTCAGCAAGCCTCAAAACCAAAAGTCGAAAAAGCGACCCGACGGCCGCTTTTTTTCATGCTTCGTCCCAAACCTTAACTTCCTTCATCACGTCACCATTCTTCATGTTCAACGCCGCCTCGATTCCATCGGTCACTTTCCCGAATACAGTATGAACACCATTTAAATGTGGCTGCGGTTCGTGTACGATGAAAAACTGACAACTTCCCGTATCTTTGCCGGCGTGCGCCATGGAAAGACTGCCTCTTTCGTGTTTGTGCGGATTTCCTTCGGTTTCACACGGGATCGTGTATCCTGCGTCGCCTGTTCCTGTTCCGTGCGGACACCCGCCTTGGGATACAAACCCCGGGATGACACGG containing:
- a CDS encoding peptidylprolyl isomerase, with translation MKKGLITMAGGEKLELEFFPEAAPKTVANFEKLAKEGFYDGLTFHRVIPGFVSQGGCPHGTGTGDAGYTIPCETEGNPHKHERGSLSMAHAGKDTGSCQFFIVHEPQPHLNGVHTVFGKVTDGIEAALNMKNGDVMKEVKVWDEA